AATGTAAGCGTACATGACGTTGTTTACATCGGTAGCGAATTCTATCCAAGAACCTTTGAAAGGGATGATTCTTGCAGAATATAGTTTTGTACCATTGGTGTGCTTACTTTGGGCAAAGAACACACCTGGCGATCTGTGTAGCTGTGACACGATCACACGTTCAGCACCATTGACAACAAACGAACCTTTGGCAGTCATATAAGGAATGTTGCCTAAGAAAACCTCCTGCTCGATAGTTTCAAAATCGTCATTGTCTTCATCATTGCAAGACAATCTCAACTTTGCTTTCAGTGGAACAGAATAGGTTAAACCTCTGTCAATCGACTCGTCAACATTGTACTTCGGAGGATCCACCAAGTAATCGATGAACTCTAGAACGAAGTTCTCTCTCGAATCAGATATCGGGAAGTTTTCTGAAAACACCTTAAACAATCCTTCTTGAACTCTCTTTTCAGCGGGAGTTTCCAACTGGAAAAAATCCTCAAAAGATTGTAATTGAACCTTCAAAAAATCAGGATAATCTATCACCGATTTTATAGAAGAGAAACTAATTCTTTCAGATTTATTTTTACTAGCCAAGGCCGTATAATTTAATGTTACAATAAAAAGGGAAATGCTTCTACCTAAGCAGAAACAGGAAAAGACCTGATCCCGATATGCGTCGGGACCAGGTCTAAATATTTAGACGTTTTTAAATAAAAACTGTCAATTCTTATGCAAGCTCTACTTCAGCTCCTGCTTCTTCTAGTTGCTTCTTGAGACCTTCAGCCTCATCTTTAGCTAAACCTTCCTTAACTGGCTTAGGAGCGCCATCTACTAATTCCTTAGCTTCTTTCAATCCAAGACCTGTCAATTCTTTCACCAATTTCACGATAGCCAATTTAGCACCTCCTGGTGACTTCAAGATTACGTCAAAAGAGCTTTTTTCTTCAGCTCCACCAGCATCTCCACCAGCAGCTCCAGCAACCATTACAGGCGCAGCAGCAGCAGCAGGCTCAATACCGTACTCATCTTTCAATATTTCAGCTAATTCATTTACTTCCTTTACAGTAAGGTTAACCAACTGTTCAGCGAATTCTTTTAAATCTGCCATTTTTTTAAATAATTAAATTTTTAATAATTTGAAACCTAAATTAACGTTCAGACAAAGTCTGTAATAGTCCAGAAAGTGTTTGTCCTCCACTCTGAAGCGAAGAAATAACATTTTTGGCTGGAGATTGCAACAATCCAATAACTTCTCCGATAAGCTCATTTTTAGACTTGAGATCAGCTAATGTATTGAGATGTTCCTCACCTATAAAGAGATCGTATTCGATGGAAGCCCCTTTAAGCTTTGGTCTATCTAATTTGTCATCCTTTTTAAACTTTTTGATAAGCTTAGCAGGTACGTTTGCTGAATCTTCTCCAGTAAACATTACACCTGAAAAACCTGTCAAAACTTCTTCATTCAATGAAGAGAAATCAGCATCGACTGTTTCCAATGCCTTTTTAATCAAGGTATTCTTGATTACCCTGTATTCTACGCCACTTTCGAAGCACTTTCTTCTCAAGTCATTCACTTCCGCAACAGTCATTCCTGCTGCATCCGTAAAGTAGAAGTTTCCACTTGACTTAAATTTACCCGAAAGCTCCTCTATAATTTTGGCTTTTTCTTCTCTTGTCATCTTAGTTCTTTTTAAATCCTACTGTCGCCAGCATGAAATATTTAAAGCTAATTTTACAATCCAGCAATCGACCCTTTATCAATCTTGATACCTGAGCTCATTGTACTAGAAAGACTAATGACTTTCACATAAGTACCTTTTGCACTTGCAGGCTTCAATTTTGATATTGTGTTTATCAATTCCAAAGCATTGTCCTTGATCTGTTCTGGAGTGAAAGAAACTTTCCCTACACTCGCATGAATGATACCGAACTTGTCTACTTTGAAATCTATCTTACCAGATTTTACTTCATTTACTGCTTTAGCTACGTCCAAAGTAACTGTACCAGATTTTGGGTTTGGCATCAAGCCTCTAGGCCCGAGAACTCGACCGATACGACCCACTTTGGCCATAACTGTAGGCATTGTAATGATGACATCAATATCCGTCCAACCACCTTCGATTTTCTTGATATAGTCATCCAATCCTACATGATCCGCTCCTGCATCCTTTGCTTCTTGCTCTTTGTCAGGCGTACATAGTACAAGTACTCGTACGTCCTTTCCCGTTCCGTGTGGAAGAGCTACTACTCCTCTCACCATCTGGTCTGCCTTTCTTGGATCAACTCCTAACCTAATATCGAGATCTACCGATGCGTCGAATTTAGTTCTAGTAATTTCCTTCACTAGCTTAGATGCTTCCTCAATGCTATAGCTTTGAGTCTTGTCATACTTTTCAGCAGCTAGTTTCTGATTTTTCGTCAATTTTGCCATTTTAATTTTAAATTAATTGGCCCAAGGGGCTTGTCCACTTACTTTGATTCCCATACTTCTTGCTGTACCAGCGACCAACTTCATTGCAGATTCCACTGTAAATGCGTTCAAATCCGGCATTTTAGTCTCTGCAATTTCTTTGACTTGATCCCAAGACACAGAACCTACCTTATCTCTGTTAGATTCAGAAGAACCTTTTTTGAGATTAGCAGCATTGAGTAACAATACTGCCGCTGGAGGGGTCTTGATTACAAAGTCAAAAGACTTGTCAGTGTAGATAGTAATGAGCACAGGGAGTACCTGACCCGCTTTTTCTTGGGTTCTAGCATTAAATTGCTTACAGAAATCCATAATGTTAAGACCCTTACTACCTAGCGCAGGTCCTACAGGAGGAGAAGGATTGGCAGCACCACCCTTAATCTGTAACTTTAAGTAACCACTAATTTCCTTAGCCATTTCTACTCTGTTTTTTCTACTTGAATATAATTAAGTTCTACAGGCGTGTTTCGACCAAAAATCTTAACCATAACGTTAAGCTTTTTCCTCTCTTCGAAGACTTCCTCCACATTGCCTGTGAAACCACTAAATGGACCGTCCATCACTTTGACTGCCTCGCCTACAATAAACGGCGTATCGAGCTGTTCTTCTTGCTCTTCCGCCTCGTCTACTTTACCCAAAATTCGGTTCACCTCATTTTGACGTAGTGCGACAGGTGTTTTGGATGGTCCCCCATCATTTGCCCCTAAAAACCCTATTACTCCTGGGATATTGGTGATGGTGTGTTGCACTTCACCATGATTGATGTCAGCAGATATCAAGATGTATCCAGGAAAGAAATTTCTCTCTCGGACTCTCTTTTTTCCATTTCTCATCTCATATACCTTTTCTGCAGGTATCATTACTTGAGGAATGAAATCTTCTAGACCCATTCTGGTGATTTCAGTTTCAAGATAAGACTTTACTTTCTTCTCTTGTCCACTGACAGCACGAACTACGTACCATTTTAGTTCACTCATAATATCAGGACTTTAGGCTAATTAAAGGTTATGATAATACCAGTCCAATAGATTCTCAAAACTGATATCTATTAGACCAATGAACAACGCAAAGATCAGGGAAGCGACAAGGACTAAAACCGAACTACTCTGTAGTTCTGAATACTTGGACCATGTAACTTTGTGGGCCATTTCATCATAAGATTCCTTAAAAAAATTAATCAGTTTAGTCATAGTACAAACCTTTGCTATTAAACATTGCACGGGTGGAGAGACTCGAACTCCCAGCCAATGGTTTTGGAGACCACTACTCTGCCAATTGAGCTACACCCGTGTATTTGAACCCTCAAAAAAGGATTGCAAAATTAGAACATTTATTTTATATAAACAAATGCGCTTCATTGTAAAATGAAACGCATTTGATACTCTTCTATAAAAAACTTAGAACTTAGTCTAAGATTTCTGTTACTTGTCCAGAACCAACTGTTCTACCGCCTTCTCTGATCGCAAATCTCAATCCTTTTTCCATTGCGATTTTGTTGATCAAAGTTACCTCGATAGTTACGTTATCACCTGGCATTACCATTTCAACTCCTTCTGGAAGCATGATCTCACCAGTTACGTCTGTTGTTCTTACGTAGAACTGAGGACGGTATCTGTTGAAGAATGGAGTGTGACGTCCACCTTCTTCTTTAGATAGTACGTAAACTTCAGCTTTGAATTTAGCGTGTGGGTTTACAGAACCAGGCTTACAGATAATCATACCTCTTTTGATTTGGTCTTTCTCAATACCTCTCAAAAGTAGACCAACGTTATCGCCAGCTTCACCTCTATCCAATATTTTTCTAAACATCTCAACACCAGTGATTGTAGACTTCATGTCTTCTGCACCCATACCGATGATATCAACAGGATCTCCAGTGTTAGTTACACCTCTTTCGATTCTACCTGTCGCTACAGTACCTCTACCTGTAATAGAGAACACATCCTCTACAGGCATCAAGAAATCCTTATCGATTGCTCTTTCTGGTAACGGAATGTAGTTATCTACTGCATCCATCAACTCATCGATTTTAGCAACCCACTCTGGCTCACCGTTCAATCCACCAAGAGCAGATCCAGCGATTACAGGAATATCATCACCTGGGAAGTCGTACTCAGAAAGCAATTCTCTCACTTCCATTTCAACTAGCTCAAGCAGTTCAGGATCGTCGACCAAATCGACTTTATTCATAAATACAACCAAAGCAGGAACACCTACCTGACGAGAAAGCAAGATGTGCTCTCTAGTTTGTGGCATTGGTCCGTCTGTAGCAGCTACTACGATGATCGCACCATCCATTTGAGCCGCACCAGTAATCATGTTTTTCACATAATCCGCGTGACCAGGACAGTCAACGTGAGCGTAGTGACGCTTCTCAGTTTGGTATTCAATGTGAGAAGTATTGATTGTGATTCCTCTTTCTGCTTCTTCTGGAGCGTTATCGATAGAACCAAAATCCTTAATTTCTGCAAGACCTTTGTCTGACAATACTTTTGATATTGCAGCGGTCAAGGTTGTCTTTCCGTGATCCACGTGACCAATAGTACCAATATTCACGTGAGGTTTCGAACGGTCAAAGGTTTCTTTAGCCATGTCTGAAAATTCCTATTTAGTTAAAACTTTATTTAAAATATAAAAATGCTAAACCTCCAGGGCATAGCAACTACTCTCGCCAATATATCCTCTCAAACAAGGATAACTCAGAAATGTAAGAGCCAATGACGGGATTTGAACCCGTGACCTCTTCCTTACCAAGGAAGCACTCTACCCCTGAGCTACATCGGCTAATAATAAGAGCGGGAGACGAGGCTCGAACCCGCGACCTACAGCTTGGAAGGCTGTCGCTCTACCAACTGAGCTACTCCCGCTTATTACTAATCATACCATGCTTACATGGCACGGCCAATGGTGGGGGGAGCAGGATTCGAACCTGCGAAGACATAAGTCAACGGAGTTACAGTCCGTCCCAGTTGGCCGCTTTGGTATCCCCCCTTGTTCAATAAAATTCAAGAACCTTCCCTATCAAGTCCTGAGATAAACACCTCTCTCGTTTTTTAGGAAGTGCAAAATTATATGCTTTTGATTCTTATTCAAATTTTTGCAAAACTATTTTCTAAGCTTTTTATATTTTTTCTTCTTTATGCTTTTAATGCCGTTTAAAGGCCGATTTTTGACTAGAAAAAATCTCCAGCCAAGCTCCCACAGCTCCCATAGAAAAGAAACAAACAACAAATCAAAGAATGATATTTCTCAACCGATTATTTCCACTTTATATGTTTGCTATGTTGACTCTATTTTGTCAATGCACACATCAAAACATCGATAACCAGATGACGACAACCCAAATGCCATCAGACCCACATTCTTATGCGATTCCTTCTGAATCTGTCATCTCTCATTTGGATTGGGACGCAAATGTAAGTTTCCAAACCAAAACAATCGAAGCTAGCGCCACATATATTTTAAAAAATTCTTCTGAAGCTCAAAAAATCATCCTAGACACGAAAAATCTCACGATATTTTCGGTCACGGATAACGAGGGACATGTCCTCCCTTACGAACTAGGGGATGAGCAAGTCCATTTAGGCCAAGCACTGACAATCAAAATCACACCCTCGACTGCTTCGATCAAAATCCACTACAAAACCTCTCCTGATGCTGAAGCGCTCCAATGGCTCAGCCCCAAACAAACTGCAAACAAAACCTCTCCCTTCTTATTCACTCAGTCCCAAGCCATACTGGCTCGGACGTGGATTCCAATTCAAGATTCTCCAGGAATCCGCTTCACTTATTCTGCAAAAGTTCAAGTCCCTCAAGAGCTACTTGCCCTCATGAGCGCAAGCAACCCCACCGAAAAAAACGATTCGGGGCTGTATCTATTCGAAATGCAACAAGCCATACCCGCCTACCTCATGGCACTTACCGTAGGGGATGTGTCCTATGCCAGTCTTGGCAAGCGAAGTGGTGTATATGCAGAACCGAGCCTTCTCGCCAAATCAGCCTATGAATTTGAAAATCTGGAGCAAATGATCCAAGCCGCTGAAACCCTCTATGGCCCGTACCGGTGGGAACGCTATGACGTCATCGTCCTTCCTCCTAGCTTTCCTTTCGGGGGAATGGAAAACCCACGGCTCACTTTCGCTACACCTACAATCATCGCAGGAGATCGCTCACTTATATCCCTAGTGGCACACGAGCTCGCTCACTCATGGTCTGGCAACTTAGTCACCAATGCCACTTGGAATGACTTTTGGCTCAACGAAGGCTTCACTGTCTATTTTGAAAATCGTATCATGGAAGCTCTCTACGGTAGAGAGTATGCCGAAATGCTGGCTCTGCTCTCCTTACAAGATCTCCAGGAAGAAGTAAAAGAGATCAATGATATCCACCCTGCAGACACACATCTCAAACTCGACCTCACGGGCAGAAACCCCGACGATGGAGTCACTGCCATCGCATATGACAAGGGGTACTACTTGCTCCGTATGTTGGAAGAAACAGTCGGTCGCGAAGTTTGGGACGATTTTGTCCGCAAGTACTTCGATGAACATGCGTTTCAGGGAATGACTACAGAGGAATTCATCCTCATACTTCAAAAAGACTTGCTCGATGCTCATCATATAGACATGTCTCCATCCCTCTACAAGGAATGGATTTATAAGTCAGGCTTACCCAGCAATTGCCCACAGCCTGTGTCCAACAAATTTATACGAGTGGAGCAAGCGATCGACAACTGGGTAGACAACCAGAATCCACAAATCCTTCGAGAAGAATATGACGCAGAACAGTGGAGTACCCACGAGTGGCTCCATTTCATCCGCACACTACCTACCCCCTATCCAGCAGCAAAAATGGCCGTACTGGATCAGGCATTTGGTCTAACTCAATCGGGCAACAGTGAAATATTCGCAGTATGGGGAGTCCTCGTCATCGCCAACCAATACAAAACAGCCTACCCTGAGTTGCAAGAGTTTCTCATCCATACGGGACGAAGGAAATTTCTCATGCCGCTATACAAGGAGATGATAAAAACAGCCGAAGGAAAGCGTAGAGCCCAAGAAATATATACCTTGGCACGTCCAAATTACCACTCGGTAGCCTATAATTCCTTGGATCCATTGCTGCAGTGATCTTTTTCTTTCTGGTGACTCCCTGGAATCACCAGAAAGAAAAAGATCAACTACCAAAACATAGCTTTTTGATAATCCTTAGGTAACTGGCAAACTATAAGATTGCATTAAATTATCGGTTGATTAATTGTAAGCCCTAGCGCCCACCGTTCCCAACACATGAATCGATACTTTTACAAAGCTTCACTTTTTTTAGGTTTACTTTTTGGCTTGTCTTGCCAATCGCAAACAGAGTCTGTCCAAATAGCCTTCTTGGCTGATGTCCATCTGCATGATGTCTACGCTACATTGGACAGCACAGACTACCAAGGAGTCTGGAACCCAAAAAGCAAGCGTTTTGCCACGATACGAACGATGGGATCACAGCTTCATTCTACACGGATATTCAACGAAAACTACTTCGCATTCCTTGCAGCACTGGACGATATCGCCTCTCGGGGGATCCACTATGTCGTCATGCCTGGAGACTTCAGTGACGATGGACAACCGATGAACATCCGCGCACTACGCGATATACTCAACGAATACCGTACCCACCACGACATTACTTTCTTGCTTGCAACTGGCAATCATGACCCTGTACGTCCTTTCAATCTCCCCGCTGGCAAGAGAGATTTTTTGGGGACCAATGGACAAAACCAGGTTATCATGAGCAAATCAGGACTATATACTCCTACACGTAACGACGAACTTCCTGTTGTACTGACTCCTAGTGTCCAAAAATCGGGGTATCATGATATCCTCTCCCTCCTCGGAGAATTTGGATTCTACCCCAACAAAGACCATCTATACTGGTCGTGTCCCTTTGCGAATTATGACTATGAATCCTATACCTATGACCTAGCTCAAGAGCAATCAGCCCTCGAGCAGCGCCAATACGCAATCGCATCTCCGGGTTTTGTAGTGCCTGATGTGAGCTACGTCTGTGAACCAGTCGAAGGCGTGTGGTTCCTTTCCATCGATGCGAATGTTTACATCCCGAAACCTGCAGCTCACGACCCAGAGCAGCCTCAAAGTTACGGCAGTGCGAGTACGGGCTACAATCACGTCTTGAGTCACAAACGACACTTAATCACTTGGGTCAAAAAGATCGTGGAAGAAGCTAAACGTCTAGACAAAACTCTGATTCCCTTTAGCCACTACCCCATGGTCGACTTCTATGACGAGGCGACAGGAGAAATCAGGCAATTGTTTGGGCAAGACGGCATGCAACTCCATCGTATCCCCAGCGAAGAAGTCGCCCAGCTCTTTGCTAAAGCAGGGTTAACGGTCCATTTTGGGGGACACATGCACATCAACGACACGGGCATTCGTTTGATCGAGGAAAACTCCTTGGTCAACGTCCAAATCCCTTCTATCGCAGCGTATATCCCTGGGTACAAAATCGCGACCCTCCTCCCTGAGGGACAGTTGGAAATCGAGACCATCACCCTAGATACGGTACCTCGCTTCGACGAACTCTTTGCCCTCTACCAAATGGAGTACGATTATATGAAAGAACAAGGCAACTCACCGCTATGGGACCGTCAAATCCTAGAGGCCAAGAGCTATATCGAATACACCGAATGGCATCTCAAACAGCTCATTGCTTTCCGGTTTGTAAGAGACTGGCCAGAGGAGCTGAAAAACCAACTGCTCCAAAGTACAGGATTAGATCTACTCTATGCCAGCCAAGAGCATGTGGATTTTGACTCTGCGCTAAGCTCCCAGAGATACACAGCCACAGCCAGACAAAAGGTTGCTTCACTTTTGGCACAAGCTCAATCTAAGACAAGTGACTGGCAAGCCTGGACGGGATACGATTTGATACTTGACTTCTACCGACTCAGGAGTGCGGACGAATTGGCCTTTGCTCTGATTGGAGAAGAACGGCTGGCACAATACGAGCTGTTGTATCAAGCCTTTGATCCTGACTCATCCTCAATGCTCCATTCCCAAATCTATGATCTGCTCAAAATCACACACCATTTCACTCACGGAGCTCCTGCAGATCATTTCAAAATAAACCTCCGTACAGGGGCCTTGTCCCGCATCAACGATCGTACAAACTGAGGGCTCAGACAACCCATCCGTTCAAAATCTACTCGGTAACCAAAAAAAGTGCCACCCCTAGGGGTGGCACTTATAACCAAATTAAACAGAATATATCTGATCACAGACCTGCATCTAGTACCCTTCGTTTTGCACAAAATCCTTGTTGACATCAAGCTCTAACTGAGGAATGGCAAAGACTCTACGGTAAGGCTCAGAAACTGGCTTGGCAGTATATGCCTCCTCAAAAGTCCCAAAACGAATCATCTGTGATCGTCGCTCACCCTCCCAATAAAGTTCGTAACTAATCTCACGGTACAGTGTCTCTTCGTCCAAGGCCGTCAACGGCTTCCCGTAGTAAGTATTGCCATCGATATCAAGGCTCCATCGAGAAGTTCTCAATAGATTGATATCTGCAAGTGCACCGGTCACATCTCCTTTTCGGAATTTGGCCTCTGCTCGCATCGTGTACACTCCCCCTAGTCTAAACAGCGGAATATTCACTCCACCCGTTCCTCTTTCGTTTTCGGCATCATACTCTTGTTTGAACACACGCACACCACGATTGATTTGGTCTTGCGAAAAAGCTGCATCACCCTCTACATCAAAATCCAACTCTGGTGTAAAATCCATTAGTAAATCTGGGGTCTTCTCCGTATAAAGCGCCTGAACCAGTACACGCGATGGATCTGCAGGATCCATCTGGAATGCCCCATCTGCAATCACTGGCGCATACTGCTGCCCAGACTGAAAGCCTCTGTTGAAATGAAAGGTGCCATCATAGGGTAAGCTAACATCCGTGCCATCGTTGCGGTAGACTTCTCCTCCGTTGAGCAGCGTATGTTTGTGGAACCTTGGATCGTCCCGATTGGCATCCCATGTCGCAAAGTAATCAGGCGTAGTACAGGAAGCATTCGATCCACGATTGTTGTCTGGATTGGCTTTTTGGTTTCGCCCCATCGACAAGTACGTGAAATCATTCTGTCCTGTATTCCCTCCTGTGTTGCTCTGAATATACGCCAAGATATGCTCTTGGTTGTTGTTATTGCTCACATCAAAAATCTCAAAATAGTCTGGTTCCAAAGAGAATACCCCAGACTGAATGAGTCTATCCGTATAATCAATCACTTGATCCATATACCCACTACTGACAAAATCAAAGGCAGCACTCTCGTTGTAGCGATCCTCATACACCGCCCGATTGAGATAAATCTTGGCAAGCAAAGCATAGGCTCCTTCCTTGGTCATACGACCAGAGTCCGTCCCTCGCGACCCATGCTCTGCCAATTCGGGTACAGCCTCCTCTAGCATAGCGATGCAGATATCGATCGCTTCGGTACTCGTCAAAATCTCAGGTACCGCGCTGTAGTCCAAATCCAATGGATCACGGTATGGCACCTGGCCATACAGGTCGACGATGTAGTAGGTATACAATACCCATAGTGCTTTGGCTTCTGCCAAATAAAGACTCGCATCCGGATCTTGACTATCCTTCAACACATCGATGGTACTCGCCGCTTGAGCGACTGCTTGGTTGAGTCGGCTCCATACCCCCTCAGGCACTACGCTGGATGCGCCCCATCCAAACTCATGGAGTTCCTTCCACTTGCCACCGTCTCTCCAGTCTTCACCCCTGACAGGAAGTAGTGCCTCATCCGTGCTAAACTCCTGCAAGGCCCATACCCCACCATAATCTGCGAATATTCCTTCTTGCTTGGCATAGGTAGCCGACAAAAGAGATGCTTCGATCCCCTCGACCGTTTCTATATCCTCTGGTATGATCTCATCAATCACGATCTCATCTAGGTCTGTACACCCCATGGATCCTATCAGTATCAGCAGTGCTACGAGAGCACTAGGCTTCAATATATCTTTGTAGTTCATCTTGTTTTTAGAATTTTATGGTTGCACCTATCATATAACTTCTTGAGCTTGGATAGCTGGCATAGTCTATCCCTAGAGAAGAATTCCCTCCCACGTTTTTGGACGTATTGACGGTGGGGTCATAGCCCGAATAATCGGTAATTGTCACGAGATTTTGACCTGTAGCGTAAAGCGTCAGGTTCTTCAACCATTTGATATTGGCCGTATTGAAATGATAGGCAAGGCGGACATTGTTGAGACGAACGAAATCCGAATTTTCCAAATAATAGTCCGACACACGCAAAGCGTCATTGACTGACTGACCAGATGCCAACTCATCCTCTGTCACGTTTTTGCTCGACAAGAAATTGGACATATGATCTGTCGCCAACTTCGTATTGTTGAACAAGTAAGCCCCCGTCTGCCCAATGATAGACATGGACAGGTCTATGTTTCGGTATCTAAACATGGTATTGATACCATAAGTAAAGGTCGGCAGAGCACTCTCTGTGATTTTCTTTTCGTCCGAATACTG
The DNA window shown above is from Reichenbachiella sp. 5M10 and carries:
- the rplL gene encoding 50S ribosomal protein L7/L12, whose protein sequence is MADLKEFAEQLVNLTVKEVNELAEILKDEYGIEPAAAAAPVMVAGAAGGDAGGAEEKSSFDVILKSPGGAKLAIVKLVKELTGLGLKEAKELVDGAPKPVKEGLAKDEAEGLKKQLEEAGAEVELA
- the rplJ gene encoding 50S ribosomal protein L10; amino-acid sequence: MTREEKAKIIEELSGKFKSSGNFYFTDAAGMTVAEVNDLRRKCFESGVEYRVIKNTLIKKALETVDADFSSLNEEVLTGFSGVMFTGEDSANVPAKLIKKFKKDDKLDRPKLKGASIEYDLFIGEEHLNTLADLKSKNELIGEVIGLLQSPAKNVISSLQSGGQTLSGLLQTLSER
- the rplA gene encoding 50S ribosomal protein L1 — its product is MAKLTKNQKLAAEKYDKTQSYSIEEASKLVKEITRTKFDASVDLDIRLGVDPRKADQMVRGVVALPHGTGKDVRVLVLCTPDKEQEAKDAGADHVGLDDYIKKIEGGWTDIDVIITMPTVMAKVGRIGRVLGPRGLMPNPKSGTVTLDVAKAVNEVKSGKIDFKVDKFGIIHASVGKVSFTPEQIKDNALELINTISKLKPASAKGTYVKVISLSSTMSSGIKIDKGSIAGL
- the rplK gene encoding 50S ribosomal protein L11, whose translation is MAKEISGYLKLQIKGGAANPSPPVGPALGSKGLNIMDFCKQFNARTQEKAGQVLPVLITIYTDKSFDFVIKTPPAAVLLLNAANLKKGSSESNRDKVGSVSWDQVKEIAETKMPDLNAFTVESAMKLVAGTARSMGIKVSGQAPWAN
- the nusG gene encoding transcription termination/antitermination protein NusG; the encoded protein is MSELKWYVVRAVSGQEKKVKSYLETEITRMGLEDFIPQVMIPAEKVYEMRNGKKRVRERNFFPGYILISADINHGEVQHTITNIPGVIGFLGANDGGPSKTPVALRQNEVNRILGKVDEAEEQEEQLDTPFIVGEAVKVMDGPFSGFTGNVEEVFEERKKLNVMVKIFGRNTPVELNYIQVEKTE
- the secE gene encoding preprotein translocase subunit SecE, whose protein sequence is MTKLINFFKESYDEMAHKVTWSKYSELQSSSVLVLVASLIFALFIGLIDISFENLLDWYYHNL
- the tuf gene encoding elongation factor Tu, with the protein product MAKETFDRSKPHVNIGTIGHVDHGKTTLTAAISKVLSDKGLAEIKDFGSIDNAPEEAERGITINTSHIEYQTEKRHYAHVDCPGHADYVKNMITGAAQMDGAIIVVAATDGPMPQTREHILLSRQVGVPALVVFMNKVDLVDDPELLELVEMEVRELLSEYDFPGDDIPVIAGSALGGLNGEPEWVAKIDELMDAVDNYIPLPERAIDKDFLMPVEDVFSITGRGTVATGRIERGVTNTGDPVDIIGMGAEDMKSTITGVEMFRKILDRGEAGDNVGLLLRGIEKDQIKRGMIICKPGSVNPHAKFKAEVYVLSKEEGGRHTPFFNRYRPQFYVRTTDVTGEIMLPEGVEMVMPGDNVTIEVTLINKIAMEKGLRFAIREGGRTVGSGQVTEILD
- a CDS encoding M1 family metallopeptidase, whose translation is MTTTQMPSDPHSYAIPSESVISHLDWDANVSFQTKTIEASATYILKNSSEAQKIILDTKNLTIFSVTDNEGHVLPYELGDEQVHLGQALTIKITPSTASIKIHYKTSPDAEALQWLSPKQTANKTSPFLFTQSQAILARTWIPIQDSPGIRFTYSAKVQVPQELLALMSASNPTEKNDSGLYLFEMQQAIPAYLMALTVGDVSYASLGKRSGVYAEPSLLAKSAYEFENLEQMIQAAETLYGPYRWERYDVIVLPPSFPFGGMENPRLTFATPTIIAGDRSLISLVAHELAHSWSGNLVTNATWNDFWLNEGFTVYFENRIMEALYGREYAEMLALLSLQDLQEEVKEINDIHPADTHLKLDLTGRNPDDGVTAIAYDKGYYLLRMLEETVGREVWDDFVRKYFDEHAFQGMTTEEFILILQKDLLDAHHIDMSPSLYKEWIYKSGLPSNCPQPVSNKFIRVEQAIDNWVDNQNPQILREEYDAEQWSTHEWLHFIRTLPTPYPAAKMAVLDQAFGLTQSGNSEIFAVWGVLVIANQYKTAYPELQEFLIHTGRRKFLMPLYKEMIKTAEGKRRAQEIYTLARPNYHSVAYNSLDPLLQ
- a CDS encoding metallophosphoesterase translates to MADVHLHDVYATLDSTDYQGVWNPKSKRFATIRTMGSQLHSTRIFNENYFAFLAALDDIASRGIHYVVMPGDFSDDGQPMNIRALRDILNEYRTHHDITFLLATGNHDPVRPFNLPAGKRDFLGTNGQNQVIMSKSGLYTPTRNDELPVVLTPSVQKSGYHDILSLLGEFGFYPNKDHLYWSCPFANYDYESYTYDLAQEQSALEQRQYAIASPGFVVPDVSYVCEPVEGVWFLSIDANVYIPKPAAHDPEQPQSYGSASTGYNHVLSHKRHLITWVKKIVEEAKRLDKTLIPFSHYPMVDFYDEATGEIRQLFGQDGMQLHRIPSEEVAQLFAKAGLTVHFGGHMHINDTGIRLIEENSLVNVQIPSIAAYIPGYKIATLLPEGQLEIETITLDTVPRFDELFALYQMEYDYMKEQGNSPLWDRQILEAKSYIEYTEWHLKQLIAFRFVRDWPEELKNQLLQSTGLDLLYASQEHVDFDSALSSQRYTATARQKVASLLAQAQSKTSDWQAWTGYDLILDFYRLRSADELAFALIGEERLAQYELLYQAFDPDSSSMLHSQIYDLLKITHHFTHGAPADHFKINLRTGALSRINDRTN
- a CDS encoding RagB/SusD family nutrient uptake outer membrane protein, encoding MNYKDILKPSALVALLILIGSMGCTDLDEIVIDEIIPEDIETVEGIEASLLSATYAKQEGIFADYGGVWALQEFSTDEALLPVRGEDWRDGGKWKELHEFGWGASSVVPEGVWSRLNQAVAQAASTIDVLKDSQDPDASLYLAEAKALWVLYTYYIVDLYGQVPYRDPLDLDYSAVPEILTSTEAIDICIAMLEEAVPELAEHGSRGTDSGRMTKEGAYALLAKIYLNRAVYEDRYNESAAFDFVSSGYMDQVIDYTDRLIQSGVFSLEPDYFEIFDVSNNNNQEHILAYIQSNTGGNTGQNDFTYLSMGRNQKANPDNNRGSNASCTTPDYFATWDANRDDPRFHKHTLLNGGEVYRNDGTDVSLPYDGTFHFNRGFQSGQQYAPVIADGAFQMDPADPSRVLVQALYTEKTPDLLMDFTPELDFDVEGDAAFSQDQINRGVRVFKQEYDAENERGTGGVNIPLFRLGGVYTMRAEAKFRKGDVTGALADINLLRTSRWSLDIDGNTYYGKPLTALDEETLYREISYELYWEGERRSQMIRFGTFEEAYTAKPVSEPYRRVFAIPQLELDVNKDFVQNEGY